Proteins from one Listeria weihenstephanensis genomic window:
- the zwf gene encoding glucose-6-phosphate dehydrogenase, which translates to MTEVKEQVALITIFGGTGDLANRKLYPSLYHLFTKGFLKENFAVIGTARRPWTNDFFREKVVESLKGIEEDGFDPQDFASHFYYQSHDVTNRESYVELKNLSDELDKKYELQGNRLFYLAMAPNFFGTIASRLKSEGFVDNTGFSRLIIEKPFGRDLASAQELNESLRLAFDENEIYRIDHYLGKEMIQNISVIRFANSIIESLWNNRYIDNVQVTLSETLGVEDRGRYYEESGALRDMVQNHILQIVSLLAMEPPIKLTTQEIRHEKVRALRSLRVIQGDDVYKYFVRGQYGPGTVDGKELVGYRQAENVDPDSNTETFVAAKLMIDNFRWSGVPFYIRTGKRLAKKATQIAIQFKDVPMNLFGPQQSIGGNVLVIHIQPDEGITLHMNVKEPGQGMMTMPINLNYAHSSPDGMNTPEAYEKLIQDCLNGDATYFSHWDEVSLSWNFVDKVADVWSNTKEHFPNYTSGTMGPKEADKLVSQDGFEWFE; encoded by the coding sequence ATGACAGAGGTGAAAGAACAAGTAGCTTTAATTACAATTTTTGGTGGTACGGGAGATCTAGCGAATCGCAAACTTTACCCTTCTCTATACCATCTCTTCACGAAGGGCTTTTTAAAAGAGAATTTTGCGGTAATCGGTACTGCTCGTCGGCCATGGACAAATGATTTCTTCCGTGAAAAGGTCGTGGAATCATTAAAAGGCATTGAGGAAGACGGTTTTGATCCACAAGATTTTGCATCGCATTTCTATTATCAATCGCATGATGTAACCAACCGTGAATCCTATGTTGAGTTGAAAAATTTATCTGATGAACTTGATAAAAAATATGAACTTCAAGGAAATCGCCTTTTCTATCTTGCTATGGCACCTAATTTCTTTGGAACGATTGCTAGTCGATTAAAGTCAGAAGGTTTTGTCGATAATACTGGTTTCAGTCGCCTTATCATCGAAAAACCATTTGGTCGTGATTTAGCAAGCGCCCAGGAACTAAATGAGTCACTTCGCCTCGCTTTTGATGAAAATGAAATTTATCGTATTGACCATTATCTTGGTAAAGAGATGATTCAAAATATTTCTGTGATCCGTTTTGCGAATTCGATCATTGAATCGCTTTGGAATAATCGTTATATCGACAATGTTCAGGTTACGCTTAGTGAAACGCTCGGTGTAGAAGATCGTGGTCGTTATTATGAAGAAAGCGGCGCACTTCGTGATATGGTTCAAAATCACATTTTACAAATCGTTTCCTTGCTTGCAATGGAACCACCTATTAAGCTAACAACACAAGAAATTCGCCATGAAAAGGTTCGTGCACTCCGTTCATTACGCGTGATTCAAGGTGACGATGTCTATAAATATTTCGTTCGCGGTCAATACGGTCCTGGAACGGTTGATGGTAAAGAACTTGTAGGTTACCGCCAAGCTGAAAACGTAGATCCTGACTCAAATACAGAAACATTTGTAGCCGCTAAACTAATGATTGATAATTTCCGCTGGAGTGGCGTTCCATTTTATATTAGAACTGGTAAACGTCTCGCTAAAAAAGCAACGCAGATCGCCATTCAATTTAAAGATGTGCCGATGAATCTTTTCGGACCTCAACAATCTATTGGAGGAAATGTACTCGTGATACATATTCAGCCAGATGAGGGTATCACACTACACATGAACGTAAAAGAACCAGGTCAAGGAATGATGACGATGCCGATCAACTTAAATTATGCGCACTCCTCACCAGACGGCATGAACACACCCGAAGCCTATGAAAAACTGATTCAAGACTGCCTAAATGGTGACGCAACGTACTTCTCACATTGGGATGAAGTATCCCTATCGTGGAATTTCGTTGATAAAGTAGCCGACGTATGGTCAAATACAAAAGAACACTTCCCGAACTACACATCCGGAACAATGGGACCAAAAGAAGCGGATAAATTAGTGTCACAGGATGGGTTTGAGTGGTTTGAATAG
- the rnz gene encoding ribonuclease Z, translating to MELIFLGTGAGVPSKGRNVTAIALTMLNERNSIWLFDCGEATQHQILRSSIKLSKLEKIFITHLHGDHIFGLPGLISSRSFQGGETPLTIYGPAGIESFIRTSLVVSGTHLKYPLDIVEIKDDLVFEDSEFKVTCKELDHGILSYGYRVDEADKTGSLDAAAISALGVKPGPIFKELKDGKTVKLEDGRSINGRDFIGPTKKGRTITIFGDTRATATELELAKNADVIVHEATFGSEMGDMAGEYMHSTTIEAATLAKKADAKQLIITHISSRYTREDNRILVDECRQIFPNTEIATDFAIFEL from the coding sequence ATGGAATTAATTTTCCTCGGGACAGGAGCAGGTGTCCCTTCCAAAGGCCGTAACGTAACGGCGATTGCGCTCACAATGTTAAACGAGCGAAACAGTATCTGGCTTTTTGATTGCGGAGAAGCAACGCAACATCAGATTTTAAGAAGTTCTATAAAATTAAGTAAACTAGAAAAGATTTTTATCACACACTTACACGGAGATCATATTTTTGGCTTACCAGGACTCATTAGCAGTCGTTCCTTTCAAGGCGGAGAAACACCGCTGACTATATACGGTCCTGCCGGGATTGAGAGTTTTATCCGCACAAGTTTAGTTGTAAGCGGAACACACCTCAAGTACCCTCTCGATATCGTTGAAATAAAGGACGATCTTGTATTCGAAGACAGTGAATTTAAAGTAACTTGCAAAGAGCTAGATCACGGTATTTTGAGTTATGGATACCGAGTGGATGAGGCTGATAAAACGGGATCGCTTGATGCGGCTGCCATTTCAGCGCTTGGGGTAAAACCAGGGCCAATTTTCAAGGAATTAAAAGATGGTAAAACAGTGAAACTCGAAGACGGGAGAAGCATCAATGGTCGTGATTTCATCGGACCCACAAAAAAAGGACGGACGATCACGATTTTCGGCGATACGCGAGCGACAGCAACAGAACTTGAACTGGCAAAAAATGCGGATGTCATCGTTCACGAGGCTACGTTTGGATCTGAAATGGGTGATATGGCGGGTGAATACATGCATTCTACTACGATAGAAGCTGCAACTTTAGCAAAAAAAGCAGATGCGAAACAGCTCATTATTACGCATATAAGCTCCCGATACACGCGTGAGGATAATCGTATTTTGGTAGATGAGTGTCGTCAAATTTTCCCGAATACAGAAATAGCAACAGATTTTGCGATATTCGAACTATAA
- a CDS encoding SDR family NAD(P)-dependent oxidoreductase, protein MNDFLKDKTVLITGASNGLGAEMARQVAQQGAHTILTARRTEKLADLAADIEMKFDVSSRYFKMDMTDFAEIEQVAEQLGDTKVDVLVNCAGFGIFEEAVTTDFDTVERMFDTNVLGLMRLTQLILPRMIERKSGHIINIASQAGKIATPKSSAYSATKFAVLGYSNALRMEVKPDNINVTTVNPGPIATSFFDIADKSGNYLDNVGFLVLKPEKVAAKIVAIMGKGRREINLPFLMNIISRTYQVMPRVIEFFGKGSFEKK, encoded by the coding sequence ATGAATGATTTTTTAAAAGACAAAACGGTTCTGATCACAGGGGCTTCAAATGGGCTTGGCGCAGAGATGGCAAGGCAGGTTGCGCAGCAGGGAGCGCATACAATTTTAACCGCTCGACGTACAGAAAAATTAGCAGATTTAGCAGCTGATATTGAAATGAAATTCGATGTGAGCAGCCGATATTTCAAAATGGACATGACCGATTTTGCGGAGATTGAACAAGTGGCTGAACAGCTTGGCGACACAAAGGTTGATGTGTTGGTCAACTGTGCTGGGTTTGGAATTTTTGAAGAAGCAGTAACGACTGATTTTGATACAGTGGAGCGGATGTTTGACACCAATGTACTTGGTTTAATGCGATTAACACAACTTATCTTACCTCGTATGATAGAGCGTAAATCGGGCCATATTATCAACATTGCCTCTCAAGCTGGGAAAATTGCTACCCCAAAATCATCTGCATATTCGGCAACGAAATTCGCAGTGCTCGGCTATTCTAATGCGCTAAGAATGGAAGTAAAGCCAGATAATATCAATGTAACAACGGTAAATCCTGGCCCCATTGCGACGAGCTTTTTTGATATCGCGGATAAATCGGGCAACTACTTAGATAACGTTGGTTTTCTCGTTTTAAAACCAGAGAAAGTAGCTGCTAAAATTGTGGCTATTATGGGGAAAGGAAGACGCGAAATCAATTTGCCTTTCTTGATGAATATCATTTCACGAACTTATCAAGTGATGCCTCGTGTTATTGAATTTTTTGGTAAAGGCTCGTTTGAGAAAAAATAA
- the dinB gene encoding DNA polymerase IV, whose amino-acid sequence MDKTRKIIHIDMDAFFASVEERDHPEYRGKALIIGGDPNKRGVVSTCSYEARKYGVHSAMPTKQAYKLCPHGIFIHGNMEHYREVSIQIREIFHRYTDLVEPMSLDEAYLDVTENKKGIKSAMRIALEIQHAIYQELGLTASAGVSYNKFIAKIASDYKKPAGMTVVLPDEAEAFLESLPVTKFHGVGKVTAEKLHGLGIETGADLKAWDEWDLIRELNKQGYRLYRAVRGLSDSKVNPHRERKSVGRETTFANNIFDEREMQDMLFKFASKIEESLEKIGKHGKTIVLKLRYSDFSTITRRLSLTEYTRDARMIYDAGLSLLRDVYSGEESVRLVGLTVTNLKPLHFENLKLEGF is encoded by the coding sequence ATGGATAAGACGCGTAAGATAATTCATATTGATATGGATGCTTTTTTTGCTTCTGTAGAGGAGCGTGATCATCCTGAATACCGAGGGAAGGCGCTTATTATCGGTGGTGACCCAAACAAAAGAGGCGTTGTTTCAACCTGCTCTTATGAGGCAAGGAAATATGGTGTTCACTCTGCAATGCCGACAAAGCAAGCCTATAAATTATGCCCACACGGTATTTTCATTCATGGGAATATGGAGCATTACCGTGAAGTTTCTATCCAAATCCGAGAAATTTTTCACCGCTATACAGATCTGGTAGAGCCAATGTCACTTGATGAGGCTTATTTAGATGTGACGGAAAATAAGAAGGGTATCAAGTCTGCCATGCGTATTGCCCTCGAAATTCAGCACGCTATCTATCAGGAACTTGGCTTAACAGCATCGGCTGGTGTTTCTTATAATAAATTTATTGCAAAGATCGCCTCAGATTATAAAAAGCCTGCAGGTATGACAGTTGTACTGCCAGATGAGGCTGAGGCATTCCTTGAGAGCCTTCCTGTGACAAAATTTCACGGCGTAGGCAAGGTAACCGCAGAGAAACTTCATGGCCTGGGTATTGAAACAGGTGCCGATTTAAAAGCTTGGGACGAATGGGATCTTATTCGTGAGCTTAATAAACAAGGTTATCGATTGTACCGAGCAGTAAGAGGTCTATCTGACTCGAAAGTAAACCCACATCGGGAACGCAAATCCGTGGGGAGAGAAACGACTTTTGCAAATAATATTTTTGATGAGCGTGAAATGCAGGATATGTTATTTAAGTTCGCCAGTAAAATAGAGGAATCTCTCGAAAAAATTGGAAAGCACGGCAAAACAATTGTTTTAAAGCTCCGTTACAGTGATTTTAGCACGATTACGCGACGACTATCATTAACGGAGTATACAAGGGACGCTAGAATGATCTATGACGCAGGATTGAGCCTACTTCGTGATGTTTATAGTGGAGAAGAAAGTGTTCGATTAGTAGGTTTGACTGTCACGAATTTGAAGCCACTCCATTTTGAAAATTTAAAGTTAGAAGGTTTTTAA